A genomic region of Leptotrichia massiliensis contains the following coding sequences:
- a CDS encoding biotin--[acetyl-CoA-carboxylase] ligase, giving the protein MKFKFFDEINSTNTYLRRQLQIEEFEVIIAKKQTDGKGKRDSVWISNEGAALFSFAVKDNTELDEKITIFAGYIVYNVLKNYIDSHDKLTFKWPNDIYYENKKICGILCEKVRNNIIIGIGININNTDFGMFREKAISLVEITGKIHPVQQIIEEVVSTFENQFHNLNKNWENILQIVNENSYLKDKKILIKRNGKFLEKEYRFLRVDRRGKISLISKGDNDEMKFTSLEFKVI; this is encoded by the coding sequence TTGAAATTTAAATTTTTTGATGAAATAAATTCGACAAATACATATTTAAGAAGGCAGCTGCAAATAGAAGAATTTGAAGTTATAATTGCAAAAAAACAAACAGATGGAAAAGGTAAAAGGGATAGTGTATGGATTTCAAATGAAGGAGCAGCACTGTTTTCCTTTGCCGTCAAAGACAATACCGAACTAGATGAAAAAATAACAATTTTTGCAGGCTATATCGTCTATAATGTATTAAAGAACTATATAGACAGCCATGACAAACTAACTTTCAAATGGCCAAACGATATTTATTACGAAAATAAAAAAATATGTGGAATTTTATGTGAAAAGGTAAGAAATAATATAATAATAGGAATTGGAATAAATATTAACAATACTGACTTTGGAATGTTTCGTGAAAAAGCCATTTCTCTTGTGGAAATTACTGGAAAAATTCATCCTGTCCAGCAAATTATAGAAGAAGTGGTATCAACTTTTGAAAATCAATTTCACAATTTAAACAAAAATTGGGAAAATATTTTACAAATTGTAAATGAAAACAGCTACTTAAAAGATAAAAAAATACTAATAAAACGAAATGGTAAATTTTTGGAAAAAGAATACAGATTCTTACGTGTAGATAGAAGAGGTAAAATTTCATTAATTAGTAAAGGTGATAATGATGAAATGAAATTTACTTCTCTAGAGTTTAAAGTTATATAA
- a CDS encoding DegV family protein gives MAIKYLDAKRLKLVFIGGGKWVTKHEDLLNELNVYPVPDGDTGSNMSMTLNSMINDLEEKTDDKIKMPQLVEVVEEAVLMGARGNSGTILSQVITGFLKGIGDKVKLLPKDVAEALSSAKETAYSAVSEPIEGTILTVIRKISEKATECADKFEDLVEFLREIVKAGEQAVEETPELLPKLKEAGVVDAGGKGLFFFFEGFYKVTTELNLLVELQKAQVKENEFDKTIANIDHDPESIHFQYCTEYIILNGDFDTEEYKKRVLELGDSAVFAQTSKKFKTHIHTNHPGKAMEIALEYGPLEKMKIENMKLQHDNLQIFSERDEAKIFVNPKIDKTKSAFVILADSENLKDEFLKIGADVVILGGQSKNPSVQEILNAIDKTEKENVYVLPNNKNVITTAKMAAEKSQKTVMVLDTKTMLDGYYFLKHKENDIDEVKEAAARNYSVEITKAVRDTKVDELTIAKNDFIGLVNGKIKYAKKSLKDITDAILADLVTKNTITAIIVSGNEKDENSQKNIEEKLSGIKTSIIDGNQENYYYYLYIENKDPNMPEIAILTDSVSDLTYEDIEGLPIKIVPLKIDINGELYRDGIEITKPEFWHEMLDNDAAIKTSQPSPQDFLNAYNKLFEKGYKKIISIHPSSKLSGTIQAAKVGRSLTNRENDIELIDSMGASLLQGFLALGAAGKSIRGESFTEIINWVNNFRTKGKLLMIIPDLKYLEKGGRIGKASSTIAGALNMKPILTVNQGEVTVEKKVLGERNAQKYIEKYIERESKKQSIVLMTGWGGTPTELENVVRIHSEVENNPKINSLILNREIGAVIGAHAGPVYGIFIFPRLS, from the coding sequence ATGGCAATAAAATATTTGGACGCCAAGAGGCTAAAATTAGTGTTCATTGGTGGTGGAAAGTGGGTTACAAAACACGAAGACTTATTAAATGAATTAAATGTTTACCCAGTACCTGATGGAGATACAGGAAGTAATATGTCTATGACATTAAATTCAATGATAAATGATTTGGAAGAAAAAACAGATGATAAAATAAAAATGCCACAACTTGTAGAAGTAGTTGAAGAAGCTGTATTAATGGGAGCTAGAGGAAATTCTGGTACAATTTTATCACAAGTAATTACAGGGTTTTTAAAAGGTATTGGAGATAAAGTTAAATTGCTTCCAAAAGATGTTGCTGAAGCTCTCTCAAGTGCCAAGGAAACTGCTTACAGCGCTGTAAGCGAACCGATAGAAGGAACAATTTTGACAGTTATCAGAAAGATTTCTGAAAAAGCTACAGAATGTGCAGATAAATTTGAAGATTTAGTGGAATTTTTGAGAGAAATCGTTAAAGCTGGAGAACAAGCTGTGGAAGAAACGCCTGAATTATTACCAAAACTAAAAGAGGCTGGAGTAGTTGATGCTGGTGGAAAAGGGCTATTTTTCTTTTTTGAAGGATTCTATAAAGTTACAACGGAATTAAATTTATTAGTTGAATTACAAAAGGCTCAAGTAAAGGAAAATGAATTTGATAAAACAATAGCAAATATTGATCACGATCCTGAAAGCATACATTTTCAATACTGTACAGAATACATTATTCTAAATGGAGACTTTGACACAGAAGAATATAAAAAGCGTGTGCTTGAACTAGGAGATTCTGCCGTATTTGCACAAACTTCTAAAAAATTCAAGACTCATATTCATACAAACCATCCTGGAAAAGCAATGGAAATAGCACTTGAATATGGCCCTCTTGAAAAAATGAAGATAGAAAATATGAAATTGCAGCATGATAATCTGCAAATCTTCAGTGAACGGGATGAAGCTAAAATCTTTGTAAATCCAAAAATTGATAAAACAAAATCTGCATTTGTAATTCTAGCTGATTCTGAAAATTTAAAAGATGAATTTTTGAAAATCGGTGCAGATGTTGTAATTCTTGGAGGACAAAGTAAAAATCCAAGCGTTCAGGAAATATTAAATGCAATTGACAAAACTGAAAAAGAAAATGTTTATGTCTTGCCAAACAACAAAAATGTTATCACAACAGCTAAAATGGCTGCAGAAAAATCTCAAAAAACAGTAATGGTTCTAGATACTAAAACAATGCTTGATGGATATTATTTCTTAAAACACAAAGAAAATGATATTGATGAAGTAAAAGAAGCTGCTGCAAGAAACTATTCTGTCGAAATTACAAAAGCTGTAAGAGATACAAAAGTAGACGAACTGACAATAGCAAAAAATGACTTTATAGGGCTTGTAAATGGAAAAATAAAATATGCAAAAAAATCGTTAAAAGATATTACGGATGCTATATTAGCTGATTTAGTAACTAAAAATACAATAACAGCCATTATAGTAAGTGGAAATGAAAAAGATGAAAATTCACAAAAAAATATTGAAGAAAAATTATCTGGAATAAAAACTTCAATTATTGATGGAAATCAGGAAAATTACTACTATTACCTGTATATTGAAAATAAAGATCCAAATATGCCTGAAATAGCTATTTTGACAGACTCTGTATCAGATTTGACATACGAAGATATTGAAGGACTTCCAATAAAAATTGTACCTTTGAAAATCGATATAAATGGAGAACTTTATAGAGACGGAATAGAAATTACAAAACCTGAATTTTGGCATGAAATGCTTGACAATGATGCAGCAATAAAGACATCTCAGCCATCACCGCAAGACTTTTTAAATGCCTACAATAAACTATTTGAAAAAGGCTATAAAAAGATAATTTCAATTCATCCATCTTCAAAATTGAGCGGAACTATACAAGCCGCAAAAGTTGGACGAAGTTTGACAAATAGAGAAAATGATATTGAATTAATTGATAGTATGGGAGCTTCATTGCTGCAAGGATTCCTTGCCTTAGGAGCCGCTGGAAAATCAATAAGAGGAGAAAGCTTTACAGAAATTATCAACTGGGTAAACAACTTTAGAACAAAAGGAAAACTTCTTATGATTATTCCAGACTTGAAATATCTTGAAAAAGGCGGAAGAATTGGAAAAGCAAGTTCAACAATAGCAGGAGCATTAAATATGAAACCTATTTTAACTGTAAATCAAGGAGAAGTTACAGTTGAGAAAAAAGTTCTAGGTGAACGTAATGCACAAAAATACATCGAAAAATACATTGAACGTGAAAGCAAGAAACAGAGCATCGTTCTTATGACTGGTTGGGGCGGGACTCCGACAGAGCTTGAAAATGTAGTGAGAATTCATTCAGAAGTAGAAAATAATCCGAAAATAAACTCATTAATATTAAACAGAGAAATTGGAGCAGTAATTGGTGCTCATGCAGGGCCTGTTTACGGAATTTTCATATTCCCTAGATTAAGTTAA
- the cas13a gene encoding type VI-A CRISPR-associated RNA-guided ribonuclease Cas13a — MKITKIDGISHKKYKEKGKLIKSNEIEKDVTEERFNDIEAKTTELFLKTLDSYVKNYEKCEEQNKERREKAKNYFSKVKLIIDNEKITICNENTEKIEIEDFNEYDVRNRKYFNVLNKILNGENYTEEDLEVFENDLQKKLNQIQSIKNSLEENKAHFKKESINNTTDRVKGNNKKSLFYEYYRNSSKHQEYVNNIFEAFDKLYSNSHEDINNLFLEITKDSNDRNIRKIRETYHEILNKNKTEFGEELYKKIQDNINNFDKLLEIEPEIKELTKSQIFYKYYIDKVSLDGTNIKHCFSHLVEIEVNQLLKNYVYSKRSTNKEKLENIFEYCKLRNLVKNKLVNKLNSYIRNCGKYNGYISNNDVVNSEKISEIRTKEAFLRSIIGVSSSAYFSLRNILNTDNTQDITNKVDKEVDKLYQENKKIELEERLKLFFGNYFDINNQQEIEDFLMNIDKIISSIRNEIIHFKMEANAYSIFDFNNVTLGNKAKKILNEEINKEKIKLKIFKQLNSANVFDYLSNEDITEYMGKAVFSFTNRNIPFVPSFTKIYNRVQDLANSLKIEEWKIPEGSEKKDAQIYLLKNIYYGEFLDKFLNEENGIFISIKNKIIELNRNQNKRTGFYKLEKFEKIEEKNPKKYLEIIQSLYMINIEEIDNEEKNIFLDFIQKIFLKGFFEFIKNNYNYLLELKKVQDKKNIFDREMSEYTTGEKTLEDMEEINEITQKIKITEIDKILNQTDKINCFYLLLKLLNYKEITELKGNLEKYQILSNTNIYEKELTLLNIVNLDNNKVKIENFEISVKEIGKFIEKISGNRKIETFEELRNFEKIGNSVEYYNVYSDDKNIKNIRNLYNIKKYGMLDLLEKISEKANYCIKKKNLEEYNELKKQLEDEKTDFYKIQKDLHYKYQKKYKNFSEKNNIEDYKKYKKSIENIEKYVHLKNKIEFNELNLLQSLLLKTLHRLVGFTSIWERDLRFRLTGEFPNELDVEDIFDHRKRYRGNKGQICKKYDQFISVHIEYQNNNKMKNIKFDDNNPIRNYIAHFNYLPTPKYSILKMLEKLRELLDYDRKLKNAVMKSIKGILEEYGFEAEFIINPNKEIILNSIKSAEIIHLKKNDLKSHRNSEDLCKLVIAMLEYSK; from the coding sequence ATGAAAATTACTAAAATTGATGGTATCTCTCATAAAAAATATAAGGAAAAAGGGAAGTTAATAAAAAGTAATGAGATAGAAAAAGATGTTACTGAAGAAAGATTTAATGATATAGAAGCAAAAACGACAGAATTATTTCTAAAAACATTAGATTCTTATGTAAAAAATTATGAGAAGTGTGAAGAGCAAAATAAAGAAAGAAGAGAAAAAGCTAAAAATTATTTTTCCAAAGTAAAACTAATAATTGACAATGAGAAAATAACAATATGTAATGAAAACACTGAAAAAATAGAAATAGAAGATTTCAATGAATATGATGTTAGAAATAGAAAATACTTTAATGTTTTGAATAAAATATTAAATGGAGAAAATTATACTGAAGAAGATTTAGAAGTTTTTGAAAATGATTTGCAAAAAAAACTAAATCAAATACAATCAATAAAAAATTCATTGGAAGAAAACAAGGCACATTTTAAAAAAGAAAGCATAAATAATACTACTGATAGAGTTAAAGGGAATAATAAAAAAAGTTTATTTTATGAATATTATAGAAATTCTTCAAAACATCAGGAGTATGTGAATAATATTTTTGAGGCATTTGACAAATTATATAGTAATAGTCATGAAGATATAAATAATCTATTTTTGGAAATAACAAAAGATTCTAATGATAGGAATATAAGAAAAATTAGAGAAACATATCATGAAATATTGAATAAAAATAAGACTGAATTTGGAGAAGAATTATATAAAAAAATACAAGACAATATAAATAATTTCGATAAATTATTAGAAATAGAACCTGAAATAAAAGAATTAACAAAATCTCAGATATTTTATAAATACTATATAGATAAAGTAAGTTTAGATGGAACAAATATAAAGCATTGTTTTTCTCATTTGGTAGAGATTGAAGTAAACCAACTATTGAAAAATTATGTGTATTCTAAAAGAAGTACTAATAAAGAAAAACTAGAAAACATCTTTGAATATTGTAAATTAAGGAATTTAGTAAAAAATAAATTAGTAAACAAGTTGAATAGTTATATAAGAAATTGTGGGAAATATAATGGCTATATAAGTAATAATGATGTAGTAAACAGTGAAAAAATTTCTGAAATAAGAACAAAAGAAGCCTTTTTAAGAAGTATTATAGGAGTGTCTTCTTCTGCATATTTTTCTTTGAGAAATATTTTAAATACTGATAATACACAAGATATAACGAATAAAGTAGATAAAGAAGTAGATAAATTATATCAAGAAAATAAAAAAATTGAGTTAGAAGAAAGATTAAAGTTATTTTTTGGTAATTATTTTGATATAAATAATCAACAAGAAATAGAAGATTTTCTAATGAATATTGATAAAATTATTAGTAGTATAAGAAATGAAATTATTCATTTTAAAATGGAAGCAAATGCATATAGTATATTTGATTTTAATAATGTTACTTTAGGAAATAAAGCAAAAAAGATACTCAATGAAGAGATTAATAAAGAAAAAATAAAATTAAAAATTTTTAAACAGTTAAATAGTGCAAATGTTTTTGACTATTTGAGTAATGAAGATATAACAGAATATATGGGCAAAGCTGTCTTTTCATTTACTAATAGAAATATTCCTTTTGTACCTTCTTTTACAAAAATATACAATAGAGTACAAGATTTAGCTAATAGTCTAAAAATAGAAGAATGGAAAATTCCAGAGGGAAGCGAAAAAAAGGATGCTCAAATATATTTATTAAAAAATATTTATTATGGAGAATTTTTAGACAAATTTTTAAATGAAGAAAATGGAATATTTATTAGTATAAAAAATAAAATAATAGAATTAAATAGAAACCAAAATAAAAGAACAGGTTTCTATAAATTAGAAAAATTTGAAAAAATTGAAGAAAAAAATCCTAAGAAGTATTTAGAGATTATTCAAAGTTTATACATGATAAATATAGAGGAAATAGATAATGAAGAAAAAAATATATTTTTAGATTTTATTCAAAAAATATTTTTAAAAGGATTTTTTGAATTTATAAAAAATAATTATAATTATTTATTGGAATTAAAGAAAGTTCAAGATAAGAAAAATATATTTGATAGAGAGATGTCAGAATATACAACAGGGGAAAAAACTTTAGAAGATATGGAAGAAATAAACGAGATTACACAAAAGATAAAAATAACAGAAATTGATAAAATATTAAATCAAACAGATAAAATTAATTGTTTTTACTTACTTCTAAAATTACTTAATTATAAAGAAATTACTGAATTAAAAGGAAATCTCGAAAAATATCAAATCCTTAGCAATACTAATATATATGAAAAAGAATTGACACTTTTAAATATAGTTAATCTTGATAATAACAAAGTAAAAATTGAGAATTTTGAAATTTCAGTTAAAGAAATTGGTAAATTTATAGAAAAAATAAGCGGAAATAGGAAAATTGAAACTTTTGAAGAACTGAGAAATTTTGAAAAAATAGGAAATAGTGTTGAATATTATAATGTTTATTCTGATGATAAAAATATAAAGAATATAAGAAATTTATACAATATTAAGAAATACGGTATGTTAGATTTGCTTGAAAAAATTTCAGAGAAAGCGAATTATTGTATTAAGAAAAAAAATTTAGAAGAATATAATGAGTTAAAAAAGCAATTAGAAGATGAAAAAACAGATTTCTATAAAATCCAGAAAGATTTGCATTATAAATATCAAAAAAAATATAAAAATTTTTCAGAAAAGAATAATATAGAAGATTATAAAAAATATAAAAAATCTATAGAAAATATAGAAAAATATGTACATTTAAAAAATAAGATTGAGTTTAATGAGCTGAATTTACTTCAAAGCTTATTATTAAAAACACTTCATAGATTAGTAGGATTTACTTCAATTTGGGAAAGAGATTTGAGATTTAGATTAACAGGAGAATTTCCAAATGAATTAGATGTAGAGGATATATTTGACCATAGAAAAAGATACAGAGGAAATAAAGGTCAAATTTGTAAAAAATATGACCAATTTATTAGTGTACATATTGAATATCAAAATAATAACAAAATGAAAAATATAAAATTTGATGATAATAATCCTATTCGAAATTATATTGCACACTTTAATTATTTACCAACTCCTAAATATTCGATATTGAAAATGTTAGAAAAATTAAGAGAATTATTGGATTATGACAGAAAATTAAAGAATGCTGTAATGAAATCAATAAAAGGTATTTTGGAAGAATATGGGTTTGAAGCTGAATTTATTATAAATCCTAATAAAGAAATAATTTTAAATTCAATCAAGTCTGCTGAAATTATACATCTAAAGAAAAATGATTTAAAATCTCATAGAAATTCAGAAGATTTATGTAAATTGGTAATAGCAATGTTAGAATATTCAAAATAA
- a CDS encoding S1C family serine protease produces MKKINLKKGNKKFALFSMLFLLLSCSNKTENNPSNTNNTPNVEQQKNISQEDLQKYTKNAVQTQDAFVSVHNSVKDSIVNIRTKKTVTVNTYNPLEEMLFGRSGGQEKRESGSLGSGFVVSKDGYIVTNNHVIDGADEIYVKFSNGREYRTKLVGTSPEVDIAVLKIDSNGTFKPLEFANSDQVQIGQWSIAFGNPLGLNDSMTVGIVSAAGRSSLGIEEIENFIQTDAAINQGNSGGPLIDITGKVIGVNTAIYSQSGGSVGIGFAIPANLAMTVKDSIIANGKFEKPYIGVYLGNLDSNKVKALNLKSSNGVFIADVVPNGPAAVAGITKNDVITAVDGKEVNSAGAFVGEIAAKKVGQTIKLTVYRNGQATEVAVTLVKTPSAIEQQRVIQQRQQQLGR; encoded by the coding sequence ATGAAAAAAATAAATTTAAAAAAGGGAAACAAAAAATTTGCTTTATTTTCAATGTTATTTTTGCTTTTAAGCTGTTCAAATAAAACTGAAAATAATCCAAGCAATACCAATAATACTCCAAATGTTGAACAACAGAAAAATATTTCGCAGGAAGATTTGCAAAAATATACAAAAAATGCAGTACAAACACAGGATGCTTTTGTAAGTGTGCATAACAGTGTTAAGGATTCAATTGTAAATATCAGAACTAAAAAAACTGTTACAGTTAATACTTATAATCCACTAGAAGAAATGCTTTTTGGGCGTTCTGGAGGGCAGGAAAAACGTGAATCGGGGTCACTAGGTTCAGGATTTGTTGTTTCAAAAGACGGATATATTGTTACAAATAATCACGTTATTGATGGTGCAGATGAGATTTATGTAAAATTTTCGAATGGACGTGAATATCGTACAAAACTTGTGGGAACTTCACCTGAAGTTGACATCGCTGTATTGAAAATTGATTCAAATGGAACTTTTAAACCATTAGAATTTGCAAATTCGGATCAAGTCCAAATTGGACAGTGGTCAATCGCCTTTGGAAATCCATTAGGATTAAATGATTCAATGACAGTTGGAATTGTAAGTGCCGCAGGGCGTAGTTCGTTAGGAATCGAAGAAATAGAAAACTTTATCCAAACGGATGCCGCTATCAACCAAGGAAATAGTGGAGGTCCGTTAATTGACATAACAGGAAAAGTTATCGGAGTAAACACTGCTATTTATTCACAAAGTGGAGGAAGTGTAGGAATTGGATTTGCTATTCCAGCAAACTTGGCAATGACAGTAAAAGACTCAATTATCGCAAATGGTAAATTTGAAAAACCATACATTGGTGTCTATTTAGGAAACTTAGATTCAAACAAAGTAAAAGCTCTTAATCTAAAATCTTCAAATGGAGTATTCATAGCTGATGTTGTGCCAAATGGTCCAGCCGCTGTAGCAGGAATAACTAAAAATGATGTTATCACAGCGGTTGACGGAAAAGAAGTAAATTCTGCTGGAGCATTTGTTGGAGAAATAGCCGCTAAAAAAGTTGGACAAACTATAAAATTAACTGTATACAGAAATGGACAGGCAACAGAGGTAGCAGTAACGCTTGTAAAAACTCCTAGTGCGATTGAACAGCAGCGTGTTATACAGCAAAGACAGCAACAACTTGGAAGATAG
- a CDS encoding KdsC family phosphatase produces the protein MIKLILLDVDGTLTDSGIYHGNNGEELKKFNVKDGYAIVNAQELGIEFGIITGKESELVRTRANELNIKYLYQGISEKTLILDEIMQITGLQKEEIAYMGDDLNDIKIMKKVGFSGTPLDGVNEAKIIADFVSTKNGGEGAVREFIETILKKDKLFQKFLINVK, from the coding sequence ATGATTAAATTAATTTTACTAGATGTAGACGGAACACTTACCGATAGTGGAATCTATCATGGGAATAACGGTGAGGAATTAAAAAAATTTAATGTAAAAGATGGCTATGCCATTGTAAATGCGCAAGAACTAGGCATTGAATTTGGAATAATTACAGGAAAGGAATCCGAGCTTGTAAGAACTCGTGCAAACGAGCTAAACATAAAATATTTATATCAAGGAATTTCTGAAAAGACTCTTATTCTTGATGAAATAATGCAAATCACAGGACTTCAAAAAGAAGAAATTGCCTATATGGGTGATGATTTAAATGATATAAAAATTATGAAAAAAGTAGGATTTTCTGGAACTCCACTAGATGGAGTAAATGAAGCAAAAATAATAGCAGACTTCGTTTCAACAAAAAATGGCGGAGAAGGAGCAGTGCGGGAATTTATTGAAACTATTTTGAAAAAAGATAAATTATTTCAAAAATTTCTAATAAATGTAAAATAA